The Toxorhynchites rutilus septentrionalis strain SRP chromosome 3, ASM2978413v1, whole genome shotgun sequence genome includes a region encoding these proteins:
- the LOC129779508 gene encoding uncharacterized protein LOC129779508: METKPRFELAKKHGLCINCLKGQHLAKNCSSGSCRNCSRKHHTLQHMSSSPATSARTALACSTLSSEVFSEESGQSNLSAIGPQSSASPPSRSMSSFVEPASVNTFSYSVVVAPSPSPVSPPPSQSICSVHNFPVASYVAPQKDSVKAHNDEVLLSTVLMKVEDVFGNHHCVRGVLDSCSQSNFISESLARKLELKRYHISVDVSGIGQGIVHIRSKVVMKISSRFGRFDYLLECLIIPQITVKLPSKHFDISRWNLLDKIPLADPRFNISSGVDILIGGDLFYSLLETHKIHLSTGYPMLQRTVFGYVVAGRLSEPSNGSSICVVSTTASLDNRLQRFWEVENFDNYKAMTPMEEACEEHFQRTASRTSDGRYMVRLPLRENVLAMLGDSFAVAQRRFLAIERKFAANTSFKNEYVNFMEEYKKLGHMDLSPRSENPQFVLPHHTIFCPGSSTTRTRDVFDATCKGSSQLSLNDVLLVGPIVQPPLLAIILNWRIPRYVFKADAEKMFRQIWVHPLDRKFLQVLWRASESQQLYRYQLTTVTYGA; encoded by the coding sequence ATGGAGACGAAGCCACGTTTTGAGTTGGCGAAGAAGCATGGATTGTGCATCAATTGCCTAAAGGGACAACACCTGGCGAAGAATTGTAGTAGTGGAAGCTGCAGAAACTGTTCACGAAAGCATCATACACTTCAGCATATGTCGTCGTCCCCCGCAACCTCCGCTCGAACAGCACTAGCATGCTCTACGTTATCCAGTGAGGTGTTTTCTGAGGAGTCAGGTCAGTCGAATTTGTCCGCAATCGGACCGCAATCAAGTGCTTCACCACCATCGCGTTCGATGTCGTCGTTCGTTGAACCCGCCTCGGTAAACACGTTTTCGTATTCGGTCGTCGTAGCTCCCTCCCCATCGCCGGTTAGTCCACCACCGTCGCAATCGATCTGTAGTGTTCACAATTTCCCTGTGGCATCTTACGTTGCTCCGCAAAAGGATTCCGTGAAGGCGCACAATGATGAAGTCTTGCTGTCAACAGTCTTGATGAAGGTAGAGGACGTCTTTGGGAATCACCATTGTGTTCGAGGAGTTCTGGACAGCTGTTCTCAGTCAAATTTTATATCCGAATCATTGGCTCGTAAACTGGAATTGAAACGCTACCATATAAGTGTCGACGTCAGCGGCATTGGTCAAGGCATAGTTCACATACGCTCGAAAGTGGTTATGAAAATCTCGTCTCGTTTCGGAAGATTTGACTATCTGCTAGAATGTCTGATCATACCACAAATCACGGTCAAGCTTCCTAGCAAGCACTTCGACATCTCTCGATGGAATCTCCTCGACAAAATTCCTCTCGCGGACCCTAGATTCAACATCAGCTCTGGGGTCGACATCTTGATTGGGGGAGATCTGTTCTACTCGCTACTAGAAACACATAAGATCCACTTGTCAACTGGTTATCCAATGCTTCAACGAACCGTCTTCGGGTACGTAGTAGCTGGAAGGTTATCGGAACCATCGAATGGTTCATCCATTTGTGTTGTGAGTACAACTGCAAGTCTCGACAATAGGTTACAACGCTTTTGGGAGGTCGAGAATTTCGACAATTATAAGGCGATGACTCCCATGGAAGAGGCGTGTGAAGAACACTTTCAAAGGACCGCTTCTAGGACTAGTGATGGTCGCTACATGGTTCGGCTTCCTCTTCGAGAAAATGTGCTCGCAATGTTAGGAGATTCATTTGCAGTGGCACAACGTAGGTTCTTGGCGATCGAGCGAAAGTTTGCGGCGAACACCAGCTTCAAGAACGAGTATGTCAATTTTATGGAGGAGTATAAAAAACTAGGACACATGGACTTGAGTCCTCGCAGCGAAAATCCTCAATTTGTTTTACCACATCATACCATCTTCTGCCCGGGCAGTTCAACCACGCGAACCCGCGATGTATTCGATGCTACTTGCAAAGGCAGCTCCCAGCTGTCCCTAAATGATGTATTACTCGTCGGTCCAATCGTTCAACCCCCTCTGCTCGCAATCATCCTCAACTGGCGGATTCCTCGATACGTCTTCAAGGCCGATGCGGAGAAGATGTTCCGCCAAATCTGGGTTCATCCACTGGATCGCAAATTTCTACAAGTTCTGTGGCGTGCGAGCGAATCTCAACAGCTTTACCGATACCAACTCACTACAGTGACCTATGGAGCTTAG